The Poseidonibacter lekithochrous region CCATAAAAATCATTGTACTTTTTGAAGTAATCTATATCAATTATTAAGAAGTTAAATTCATAATTTTGTCTTTTTGCTCTATTAAATTCTTGTGCAAAAATCTCATCAAAACTTCTTCTATTTCTAAGATTTGTTAAGGCATCAGTTGTTGATAATTCTTCTAATAATCTTAGATTTTTCTCTAATTGTTTATTAATATTTTCTAATTCACTAGTTCTTTCACTAACTAAATCCTCTAACTTATTATTAATATCTCTTAGATTTTTGTCTTTTTCTTCTAGTTTTTTAATTAATACATCATAATTTGTTTTAATTGAAGTAAATTGAGATAATGATTGTTCCATTAATTTTAGTTTTCTACTTAGGACCTTATTCTCTTTTTTATACTCTTCAAGTGTTTCTATCAATAGATATCTCCATAAATAATATCAGTACCACATTTTAGGTTTCTTAGATACTCAAGTGCGTTTAAAACATAGTTTTTATTAATAATTGAACCATGTTGAGGCAAAATTGCATTTATTTCTTTGTGCTCGATTTTTGATACAAAACCTCTAGCAGCTATATTTGAAGCCATATAATCTATATGGAATAAATTCATATTATTAATATGTTCATCAAAATCTTTTACTACTAATTCCCAATTTATATCTAGTGCAGCCCAAATATCACCAGATAATAAAAATTGTGAACTTCTATCATATGTTACAAAGGCACCGGGGAAATGTAAGAATGGAGCTTCTATAAATTCTAATTGTCGTCCATTTGAGAATTCATGTACTGGATTTTGATTTACACTTACGTAGTTATAATCTTCTTTTCCATAATGAGGTAATAATACATTTGTTCTATCACTTGAATAAATTGTAATATCTTCTTTATAATCTAACCAATCAACCATTGATGCTGATACATCTGGATCTTGGTGACATAAAATAAGACCTTTTATATTTTCTTTTGAAACTACTTCTAAAGCTCTTGATTTTACTTGTTCAAAAAACCCCCTACTTCCTGGATCAACAATCAGTGCTTCATCCCCTGCTTTAATTAGATATACATTACATCTAAAAGCTGTTTCATTATCAATTCCTAACCAATATATCGTGTAATCACCATCTTCAAAAAGGGGAGTTACCACCTCTAAATCAATCTGTTCACCTAAATAAGAATCTATCAGGTTTATCATTTATATCTCTCCTAATATATACAAATATTTTCTGCTTTCTATAACTAATTATATAACAAGTAAGATAATAAGCCCCACTTATTACAATCTTTTTTTTCTTAATCCCACACAAAACTCTTTTTTGATATAATCACGAATATATAAATAAACAAGGAATATTATGACTGTAGATGATAACTTAATTGCAAAATTATCAAAACTATCTAGTTTAGAAATTGATGAGGCAAAAAAAGAGAATCTTAAATCTGAACTTGCTGATATTATTAACTTTGTTGAAAATCTAAATGAAATTGATGTATCAAGTATAGAAGCTACATTTAATACTGTTGAGGGTGGAACACCATTAAGAGAAGATGTTGCTAAACAAGATTTAGAACTTTCAAGTCACATTATGAGTAATGCTCCAAAAAGTGAAGATGGGTACTTTGTAGTACCAAAAATTATAGAATAGGAAATATTAACATGATTAAGGTTTATGGAATAAAAACCTGAGACTCTGTTAGAAAAGCCTTAAGGTTTTTTAAGGACAACAACATTGAAGTAGAATTCTCTGATACAAAAAAAGAGATTCCAACTTCTGATTCTATCAAGTCTTGGTGTGATAAAGCTGGTATTGATTTAGTTTTCAATAACAGAGGAACGAAATATAGAACTCTAAAATTAAAAGAATTAAATTTAGATGATGAAGGTAAAGTAGAATGGTTATGTAAAGAACCAATGCTTTTAAAAAGACCTATTATTGAAGCAGCTGATGATGTAGTTGTAGGATTTAATGAAGATAATTATAAAGAGAAATTTTTATAAAAAAAAGGGGAAGTTTTAATAACTTCCCCTTTTTTTATGCCAAAGATATAATTATACGATTATATCTTTTCTAGCTTCTTT contains the following coding sequences:
- a CDS encoding GGDEF domain-containing protein; the encoded protein is MIETLEEYKKENKVLSRKLKLMEQSLSQFTSIKTNYDVLIKKLEEKDKNLRDINNKLEDLVSERTSELENINKQLEKNLRLLEELSTTDALTNLRNRRSFDEIFAQEFNRAKRQNYEFNFLIIDIDYFKKYNDFYGHRAGDEALKAVGKVLNKFARRANDFVFRYGGEEFVYISCFHDFKEIETLGNAIRKSIYSLEINHEKNPHNFLSVSIGGIVFKDKDLLIEEVFKTADDNLYISKENGRNKVTISI
- a CDS encoding MBL fold metallo-hydrolase, which encodes MINLIDSYLGEQIDLEVVTPLFEDGDYTIYWLGIDNETAFRCNVYLIKAGDEALIVDPGSRGFFEQVKSRALEVVSKENIKGLILCHQDPDVSASMVDWLDYKEDITIYSSDRTNVLLPHYGKEDYNYVSVNQNPVHEFSNGRQLEFIEAPFLHFPGAFVTYDRSSQFLLSGDIWAALDINWELVVKDFDEHINNMNLFHIDYMASNIAARGFVSKIEHKEINAILPQHGSIINKNYVLNALEYLRNLKCGTDIIYGDIY
- the gatC gene encoding Asp-tRNA(Asn)/Glu-tRNA(Gln) amidotransferase subunit GatC; amino-acid sequence: MTVDDNLIAKLSKLSSLEIDEAKKENLKSELADIINFVENLNEIDVSSIEATFNTVEGGTPLREDVAKQDLELSSHIMSNAPKSEDGYFVVPKIIE